From one Halosimplex rubrum genomic stretch:
- a CDS encoding DUF2267 domain-containing protein codes for MNFDEFTGTVQHRLELPGTGEAVRATRATLTTLGERIQAGEATDLAGPLPMEVDFYLTGAVAEHGQRFDWNEFLDRVAEREGQTAPDDRADVAHHARTVVAVAAEAIPAGQLDQVRDQLPADEGWGNLFELVEADGAQAE; via the coding sequence ATGAACTTCGACGAGTTCACCGGGACGGTCCAGCACCGACTCGAACTACCCGGGACGGGGGAGGCCGTCCGCGCGACCCGCGCGACGCTGACGACGCTCGGCGAGCGGATCCAGGCGGGGGAGGCGACCGACCTCGCGGGCCCGCTCCCGATGGAGGTCGACTTCTATCTGACCGGCGCCGTCGCCGAGCACGGCCAGCGCTTCGACTGGAACGAGTTCCTCGACCGCGTCGCCGAGCGGGAGGGCCAGACGGCGCCCGACGACCGGGCCGACGTGGCCCACCACGCCCGGACGGTCGTCGCCGTGGCCGCCGAGGCGATACCGGCGGGACAGCTCGACCAGGTCCGCGACCAGTTGCCCGCCGACGAGGGGTGGGGGAACCTGTTCGAACTGGTCGAGGCCGACGGCGCGCAGGCGGAGTGA